One stretch of Montipora foliosa isolate CH-2021 unplaced genomic scaffold, ASM3666993v2 scaffold_481, whole genome shotgun sequence DNA includes these proteins:
- the LOC137989953 gene encoding uncharacterized protein, whose protein sequence is MTCDSGFRIPGFRVAHGEFMCSSDVSSLFTNVPLDETIEICLDKLYALANPPRLPRLVLKTLLLFATKKSHFVFDGQYHGQIDGVAMGSPLGPVLANIFMCDFEEKWVMKNINQSTIWFRYVDDTFTLFKNKNDALSFLRYLNGRHNNIKFTIEFDQNDEIPFLDILMKRNRDSFSTSVYRKKTFTGFYTKWDSFTPRKYKINLVRTLAYRCIRICSSPSPIVTVCPR, encoded by the coding sequence atgacctgtgattccggattccggattcctggttttagggttgcccacGGCGAATTCATGTGTTCCTCTGATGTCAGTTCACTGTTTACTAATGTCCCACTGGATGAGactattgaaatttgccttgATAAGCTGTATGCCCTCGCAAATCCACCTAGATTACCCCGATTGGTCCTAAAGACGTTACTCTTGTTTGCAACAAAGAAgagtcattttgtttttgatggtcAATACCATGGCCAGATTGATGGCGTCGCAATGGGCTCTCCACTTGGTCCTGTTTTGgcgaacattttcatgtgtgattttgaagaaaaatgggtGATGAAGAACATCAATCAGTCTACTATTTGGTTCCGGTACGTGGACGATACCTTTactcttttcaagaacaaaaatgatGCTTTGAGTTTTTTACGTTACCTAAATGGGAGACACAACAAcataaaattcacaattgagtttgatcaaaacgatgaaattccATTCCTTGATATCCTTATGAAACGCAATCGTGACAGCTTCTCAACATCAGTCTAtcgaaagaagacattcaccggtttttacaccaagtgggactctttTACTCCgcgtaaatacaaaataaacctaGTCCGCACTTTGGCTTATCGCTGCATTAGAATTTGTTCGTCACCGTCCCCGATTGTTACAGTCTGCCCTAGATGA
- the LOC137989959 gene encoding uncharacterized protein encodes MGWQKRGKGHNSRTGHAAAMSLATGKVLDYVTKKKACRTCEAAKRAGRQPKKHDCRKNHSGSSKAMEASAAVELFTNVTKSNVKFSTYAGDDDSTTELHLKQKVPYGVEKWSDTVHIKRSLTTRLYNLSQRSKFPNCSILSQKVINYLVKCFTYCIAQNKGNHIKMKTGMQNIVPHAFGDHHGCDESWCGSKKDPENYNHRDLPYGKDLHGDNLKLALISLFGEYSTDTVIRKLVPAANSQRNESLNSVVGSKNPKIRYYGGSESNDFRVSCGISQINLGYTYIPHTLEALNIDPGFFCKQFNQKMERKTTMDKNRKSAVTFKRRRSQLNKQNISDTSKKEAKEGTMYQSNIGLNLTSETTTELNTVSELCSVITKEQQEDYQKSVPNNIQRPSIKKEKYNDSIFYNFVLFDTETNSTGKLAELCQLAAVDKSGKNFSCYILPNRDIDAHASKVNNLTIKTVNGIRTLCKDNHPVTVLPLEEALTQFLNFLKASTTEASNRTTKKVYTVLAGHNAATFDVPILLRNGGHNFVAELSSVNIKCADTLLLFKSLIKDKHPSLQNEQGQFPKSNQSSLYEHLFKETFEAHDALEDVSALRRILFSSRLALSNESIVNRSSLMSVKDAAEDMKYLDDRHNRLLSFKGKLYNPGHQDSPVKQNIAEKMAGSGLEYEDLKNLFNRFGRKGLVCILSQPPLSARSSAPRVTRTKRIVLAILKHFEEISKNSA; translated from the coding sequence ATGGGTTGGCAAAAGCGTGGCAAGGGCCACAATTCTCGTACTGGCCATGCAGCAGCCATGAGTTTAGCTACTGGTAAAGTTCTAGAttatgttacaaaaaaaaaagcctgtcGCACCTGTGAAGCTGCAAAAAGGGCAGGCAGACAGCCAAAAAAACATGATTGCAGAAAAAACCATTCAGGTTCATCCAAGGCCATGGAGGCTAGTGCTGCAGTTGAACTTTTCACCAATGTAACAAAATCAAATGTGAAATTTTCCACATATGCAGGGGATGATGATTCCACTACTGAACTTCACTTAAAGCAAAAGGTGCCATATGGTGTAGAAAAGTGGAGTGACACTGTTCATATAAAAAGGTCCCTAACGACACGACTCTATAATTTAAGTCAGCGAAGTAAGTTTCCAAATTGTTCAATATTGTCACAAAAAGTTATCAATTACCTTGTGAAGTGCTTTACATATTGCATAGCACAAAACAAGGGAAATCacataaaaatgaaaactggAATGCAAAACATAGTTCCCCATGCATTTGGTGATCATCATGGCTGCGATGAATCCTGGTGTGGTTCTAAGAAAGATCCAGAGAATTATAACCACAGAGACCTTCCCTATGGCAAAGACCTCCATGGAGACAACCTTAAATTGGCTTTGATATCCCTGTTTGGAGAATACAGCACTGATACTGTCATTCGGAAATTGGTCCCTGCTGCAAATTCTCAGCGCAATGAATCTCTGAACAGTGTGGTGGGCTCTAAAAACCCCAAGATTCGTTACTATGGAGGAAGTGAAAGTAACGACTTTAGAGTGTCTTGTGGAATATCACAAATCAATTTAGGATACACCTATATACCCCACACTTTGGAAGCCCTCAACATAGATCCGGGATTTTTCTGCAAACAATTTAATCaaaaaatggaaaggaaaaccACAATggacaaaaacagaaaatcagCAGTCACATTCAAACGACGCCGATCACAGTTgaacaaacaaaacatttcagaCACCTCCAAGAAAGAGGCAAAGGAAGGTACTATGTACCAAagtaacattggtctgaacCTTACTAGTGAAACAACAACAGAACTGAACACAGTCTCTGAACTTTGTAGTGTAATTACAAAAGAACAGCAAGAAGACTACCAGAAATCAGTTCCGAACAACATTCAAAGACCgtcaattaaaaaggaaaaatacaatgacagtattttttataattttgtgtTGTTTGACACTGAAACAAATTCCACTGGCAAATTAGCCGAGCTCTGCCAGCTTGCAGCAGTGGACAAGTCAGGTAAAAATTTCTCGTGCTATATTCTTCCAAACAGAGACATCGATGCTCATGCTTCAAAAGTAAACAACCTAACAATTAAGACTGTGAATGGAATCCGCACTCTTTGCAAGGACAATCACCCTGTTACAGTTTTACCTTTAGAGGAAGCACTTACGCAATTCTTAAACTTCTTGAAGGCGAGTACCACTGAGGCTTCGAACCgcaccacaaaaaaagtttacaCAGTCTTAGCAGGACATAATGCCGCCACGTTTGATGTCCCTATACTTCTTCGGAACGGTGGACACAATTTTGTTGCTGAACTCAGTTCTGTGAACATCAAGTGTGCTGACACTCTTCTCCTGTTCAAATCACTGATTAAGGACAAGCACCCATCTCTACAAAATGAACAAGGTCAATTTCCAAAGTCAAACCAAAGTTCTCTTTACGAACACCTGTTTAAGGAAACTTTTGAAGCCCACGACGCCCTGGAAGATGTCTCTGCCCTCCGTAGAATCTTGTTTTCCTCCAGACTGGCTCTTTCAAATGAATCAATCGTAAACAGAAGCTCGTTGATGTCAGTGAAAGATGCTGCGGAAGACATGAAATACCTCGACGACCGCCACAACCGACTTCTGTCTTTTAAAGGAAAGTTGTACAATCCAGGTCATCAAGATAGCCCAGTAAAACAGAACATCGCAGAGAAAATGGCTGGAAGTGGTCTTGAATACGAAGATTTGAAGAATTTGTTCAACAGGTTTGGGAGAAAAGGGCTTGTTTGCATTCTATCACAGCCGCCATTGTCTGCTCGCTCGTCGGCGCCAAGAGTCACCCGTacaaaaagaatagtgcttgcAATATTGAAACATTTCGAGGAAATTTCAAAGAATTCCGCTTAA